taacacccccacccagaatgttcactagacggaagagctagtgggcgtggtgtttagtacttcgaagtttatatgattattatacagacgagatgttctgttttggggatattattatgcgcattatatgttaaggtcggttaccaagccaagctatgaaagaaatgaaaattgaatgttatgtatcgagagaatgattttatacacatgttatgtgtatgttatttttgtgcacgagatatgtgtacggttactaagatttatgaaagatgatttcgtacacgagaaaggtgtactgtatttaaaagatatcgcatgtacattacatgtgggtgtaggattcgggcccatttgtaccatgcagcatttaaatcttgtggtctatcaaaatgatgaattttattattttataataaacctatgaactcaccaaccttttggttgacacttgaaagcatgtttattctcatgtatgaaagaaatcttccgctgtgcattagctcattttaaggatattacttggagtcattcatgacatatttcaaaagacgttgcattcgagtcattgagttcatcaagattattactaagtcaattatagttggatatattatgaaatggtatgcatgccgtcaactgtcgatgtaatgaaagtttgtcttttaaaaacgaatgcaatgtttgtaaaatgtatcatatagaggtcaagtacctcgcgatgaaatcaattgtaatgtattcgtccagatggattaggacgggtcatgaaatgacTGCTATATGTGTTTTCTTTTATGGATACTTTGTATGGTTGCTATTTCTGCACATAACTCCTACAGGTACGTATGCCCGCACTATTCCGTTTGGAGGAGCATTCATGACCGGAGGTcgtttaggaagcaatctcttggctcttCGAGAAGAGGgagggacgatcttatctagtcacgggttctatacccgcgaGTGGAGTAGGGACTTTCTTCTAATCTAgggttcgaggaatgattgtctacaccccacctctcccataccctacattcgtgggattggttggtgttgttgttgttgttattgttgttgttgttgtaataacGATAACTATAAAACAAAGAAAGAAACAAGTAAATCTTTAAACAACCGAACAAACCGATAGAGACCAAAACAAAAAACATTAAACTTGGGTGGCTTTTTTTTAAAAATACGTGAATAATAATTATTTCTCATTTTCATTTTAGGCGTTAAAAACCCCCAAAATTTGTTCATTTCAATGCACAAAAACTGGTGCGTGTGTGTATTTTTGTTATGACGACAATTTCTTTATGTTCAACAGCTCTGCTTCCAATTTTAATTTCTCCATCCAAATATTTAAAACCTGTAATTAATTCTGTTTCCAATCATTCATCTTTCTTTAATCCTCTTTCTGTTCATACTCCACTCACTGTCTCCCATCAGCTCCAGTTCAGGTAAGTTAATAgtatttcttttttcttttttttttaattgctTAGGTATTTTCAGCTTAATTATGTGAATGTAATTTCAATTTTTCAATTTACTCATGTAGTTGAGATTTTTTAAATATGCAGCTTAAGTTGATATACTGTGAAGAAGCTAGGGTTTGTTTATGTTTGCGGAGTATGATTATTGTATTGTGTAGGTTGTTATTAGGGTTTTTGTTTGTCTATTAAGTGTATATAATTTGCAACTTTAGAAGCAGAGGGAGCTTAATAAtgcgtgtatgtgtatatataggaTTATAGTGTGTATATTATACGGAGTATGATAATATGATAAATATCTGAGTGTTGAGCTAGAAAAATTGGGCCTGATTGTGTCTAAGATGATTGAGTAATCAAAAAACTCTAGTTAATTTCTATACTAGATTCCTCAATTAAAATTTAAGTTTGTGTTATTAACGTTACTTCGATCATGGCGTCTGAAAAATCAGAGATGGCTCTGTTTAGAAGTCCACTATGTTGTGATAATGGGGTTCCGTTTATGAAACGAGTGTAGGTAAAAATTAGGATAAGCAAACATGTTGATCAATGTGAATACGCTTTTTAAGCTGCAAGTGTACAAATATAACATAGCCTTACGTGGTGCAATCGAAAAATGACCTACATATATCAGCTTAGTGTACGACTTGTATATTGTTGTTAATATTGGCTTCTAATGTTTGAACCGTTTCATTATGGCATGAAAATAGCAGGAGATGATAGATGGTGTTTTGGTGATTTTTCTATGTTTAATTTGTTAATTTGTTGCCTTTGTTACAATTATCAGATTATGCTTGTATACAGTTTATTGCGTCTTAGTTATATTTGTACGTATGTAGGAGGTTGTCAAAGATCCAAGCAACCACTTTGCGAGAGGACGAGGAAAAAGTAGCTGTAGAAGAAACTTTTCGACCTAAGACTTTCCCTGATGAAACCGGCCGAAATCCCGGCGAGCCACCTAACCAGAAACCTTCAAGTTCTATGGAGAGATGGGTCATTAAATCTGAACAGTCTATAAATATATTTCTTACGGTATGAATGTAACCTTTTTGTTTGTAGAAATATTCAAATATTACTCAAGGTTGCAAAAAATCGATAGTACTCGGtcgggactttttagggagtactctcggatgttgaccatgtttgactttgaccgatttttcgagtaatcccgagttttggctTAGTTTTGACCGAGTTTTTGAGTAATTCCGAGTTTTAGCAGAGTTTGACCGtgttttgaccgagtttgaccaaATTTGACCGAGTTCTCATCCAGTTGCAAAAACCGAGTACTCccgagtaattccgagttctgcaaTACTGGTATTACTATAAACTTGTTGATGCCTTCTCAGATTAAATCGGAAGCATGACACTGTGAAATTGCGATTTAAGCATGATATTCATAAATCTTGAATGGTATTTTAATTATAGAACTTATAAAGAGGTGATGGTTTTTCTTTTGTTTCAGGACACATTATCCAAAATGTTAGATATATTGTATCATGACCGAGATTATCCAAGATTTTTCGTTCTGGAAACTATAGCGAGGGTCCCATACTTTGGTAAATGTTAATTTATCTTCTCAATTTCAACCAATTCACTTACGAATTCGCCATTTCTACTTATGTGCTAACTTTAGTGAgtgaaataaataataaaaaccaatAAGGTTATTAGATAAGAAAGGGTTAAAACAGGTTTAAACTTGGAgtcagacaaagtttaaatttAATGCATAGAACCTTCCAGGTCATTTTATTTAGAATTCAAAATAATAGATCGTTACAATATTTTATAACACAGCTTTTATATCGGTGCTGCACTTGTACGAAAGTTGCGGTTGGTGGAGAAGAGGAGACTATCTGAAAGTGCATTTTGCCGAGACTTGGAACGAGATGCATCATCTGCTTATTATGGaagtaagttaaaactaatatggtCATTTTTTTCACAAGCACTTAGTTTTCAATTAATTAATCAAATTATTAAATGTTTAATGAAATGTTTTGCAATCATGTATTATTTGAcacataacttaaaaatacaaaaggtTATTGTACGTCTATTATAAGAATAGGGTGATGATATGGGTGGGTCGGCGTTGAGTATTGGGGTCTAGAGGGCCTTATGTGGACGCTGTTAGCTGTTTGtacagataaaaaaaaaaaaaaaaacgcaccgGGTTGGGCCGGGGCATACATGTGTCCAACAATTTAATTTTTTCTTATCATTATCGATTGCCAAAATATGATCATAAAATTGAAAAATATCTCAGATATATAACAATCCTTATAAATGACAATTTTGACGCGTTTATGCCATAGTTGAACACACTTTGGCAACTTTTGACCCGTATTAACTCGTTATATCCATTTgaccctgttttttttttttttttttaaaaaataatctaATTGTTCGACTCATTACTGATAAAGCACAACCCAGGCTGGGCCA
This genomic stretch from Rutidosis leptorrhynchoides isolate AG116_Rl617_1_P2 chromosome 11, CSIRO_AGI_Rlap_v1, whole genome shotgun sequence harbors:
- the LOC139877073 gene encoding ubiquinol oxidase 4, chloroplastic/chromoplastic-like, with the translated sequence MTTISLCSTALLPILISPSKYLKPVINSVSNHSSFFNPLSVHTPLTVSHQLQFRRLSKIQATTLREDEEKVAVEETFRPKTFPDETGRNPGEPPNQKPSSSMERWVIKSEQSINIFLTDTLSKMLDILYHDRDYPRFFVLETIARVPYFAFISVLHLYESCGWWRRGDYLKVHFAETWNEMHHLLIMEELGGNAWWFDRFFAQVAVFIYYIMTVLMYALSPRMAYHFSECVESHAFETYDEFIKEKGDELKKQAPSKVAVNYYTQGDMYLFDEFQTSRIPNTRRPKIENMYDVFMNIRDDEAEHCKTMKTCQTHGSLRSPHAVYKDNVTTEDDLGCVLPNTDCEGIVDCIKKSFSGPTYKKQ